The following nucleotide sequence is from Pseudomonas putida S13.1.2.
AACAGGTACGTCAGGTTGTACTTCTGCTGCAGGTTACGCAGCAATTCCACCACCTGCCGCTGCACGGTGCGGTCCAGCGCGGAGGTGGGTTCGTCCAGCAGAATCAGTGCGGGCTTCAGCACCAGCGCCCGGGCAATGGCGATGCGCTGGCGTTGCCCGCCGGAAAACTCATGGGGGTAGCGATGGCGCGTGCGCGGGTCCAGGCCCACTTCCTCCAGGGCCGCGATAATTGCCGCTTCCTGTTCCTGCGCGGTGCCAATGCCGTGAATGCGCAGCCCTTCACCCACAATGTCCGCCACGCACATGCGCGGGCTCAGGCTGCCAAACGGGTCCTGGAACACCACCTGCATTTCCCGACGCAGCGGCCGTACAGCCTTCTGGTTCAGCCCTTGCAGGTCTTGACCGTGGAAGCGGATGCCGCCCTGGCTGGAAATCAGCCGCAGGATCGCCAGGCCGAGCGTGGACTTGCCCGACCCGGACTCCCCGACAATCCCCAGTGTCTGCCCTTGCGGCAAGCTGAAGTTGACCCCGTCCACAGCCTTCACATGGTCAACCGTGCGCCGCAGCAGCCCCTTCTTGATGGGGAACCACACCTTGAGGTCATCCACCTCCAGTAGTGGCGCGCCCACCGGGTTGTGCGCCGGCAGCCCGCTGGGCTCGGCATTTATAAGCATTTGGGTGTAGTGGTGCTGTGGCGAGCTGAACAGCGTGGCGCATTCGGCTTGCTCTACAATTTGCCCGCGCTGCATCACGCACACGCGGTGGGCGATGCGCCGCACCAGGTTCAGGTCATGGCTGATCAGCAGCAGCGCCATGCCCAAGCGCGCCTGCAGTTCCTTGAGCAGGTCAAGAATCTTCAACTGCACGGTCACGTCTAGCGCCGTGGTCGGCTCATCTGCAATCAGCAGTTCCGGCTCGTTGGCCAGCGCCATGGCGATCATCACCCGCTGGCGCTGCCCGCCCGACAGCTCGTGGGGCAGGGCCTTCAAGCGCTTGTGCGGTTCGGGAATGCCGACCAGGTCCAGCAGTTCCAGGGTACGTGCGGTCGCTTCCTTGCCCGTCAGGCCCTTGTGCAGCAGAAGGATTTCGTTGATTTGCTTCTCGATGCAGTGCAGCGGGTTGAGCGAGGTCATCGGCTCCTGGAAGATCATCGCAATGCGGTTGCCGCGGATGCGTTGCAGGCTCTTCTCGTTCTGCTGCAGCAGGTCTTTGCCTTCGTAGCGGATGCTGCCGCTGGGGTGGCGGGCCAGGGGATAGGGCAGCAGGCGCAGGATCGAGTGCGCGGTGACCGATTTGCCCGAGCCACTCTCGCCCACCAGCGCCAGCGTCTCGCCTTTGCGGATGTCAAAGCTGATGCCGTCCACCACCCGGTTGACCTGGTCCCCGGTCACAAACTCCACGGCCAGGTCCCGCACTTCGATCAGGTTCTGTTCACTCATGTCACTTCCTCGGGTCGAAGGCATCGCGGGCGGACTCGCCGATGAACACCAGCAGGCTCAGCATCAGCGCCAGCACGGCAAAGGCGCTGATGCCCAGCCACGGCGCTTGCAGGTTGGACTTGCCCTGCGCCACCAGTTCGCCCAGCGATGGCGAACCGGCGGGCAGGCCGAAGCCGAGAAAGTCCAGGGCGGTGAGGGTACCGATGGCGCCGGTGAGAATGAACGGCATGAAGGTCATGGTCGAGATCATGGCGTTGGGCAAAATGTGCCGGTACATGATTGCGCCGTTGCGCATGCCCAAGGCACGGGCGGCGCGCACGTACTCCAG
It contains:
- a CDS encoding ABC transporter ATP-binding protein; this encodes MSEQNLIEVRDLAVEFVTGDQVNRVVDGISFDIRKGETLALVGESGSGKSVTAHSILRLLPYPLARHPSGSIRYEGKDLLQQNEKSLQRIRGNRIAMIFQEPMTSLNPLHCIEKQINEILLLHKGLTGKEATARTLELLDLVGIPEPHKRLKALPHELSGGQRQRVMIAMALANEPELLIADEPTTALDVTVQLKILDLLKELQARLGMALLLISHDLNLVRRIAHRVCVMQRGQIVEQAECATLFSSPQHHYTQMLINAEPSGLPAHNPVGAPLLEVDDLKVWFPIKKGLLRRTVDHVKAVDGVNFSLPQGQTLGIVGESGSGKSTLGLAILRLISSQGGIRFHGQDLQGLNQKAVRPLRREMQVVFQDPFGSLSPRMCVADIVGEGLRIHGIGTAQEQEAAIIAALEEVGLDPRTRHRYPHEFSGGQRQRIAIARALVLKPALILLDEPTSALDRTVQRQVVELLRNLQQKYNLTYLFISHDLAVVKALSHQLMVIKHGQVVEQGDAQAIFHAPQHPYTRQLLEAAFLEVEAS